The Paenibacillus sp. RC334 nucleotide sequence TACAATCCATAAAACGTACAACTGTACGGGTACAGTTGGCAAATTAAAAAAGCCGGAAGGCAGTCTCAAAGGTGGGATATCCCAGTCCTTAAAGCTGCTTCCGGCCCTTATCCTATCAAGATTCCATCATGTCGTACCGATCTGCTTACTTGCCCTGCGCCATCGCACGGAAAGAATCGTCCGCCGCTTCCAGCGTAGCATCCACGTCTTCATCTGTGTGTGCCGTTGTGAGGAACCATGCTTCATACTTCGATGGGGCCAGATGAATACCGCGATCCAGCATATGACGGAAGAAGGAAGCGAACGCTTCGCCGTCTGTATCCTGCGCCTCATCGTAGTTCGTGATCGGATGATCACAGAAATGCGTCGAGAATGCTCCACGGATGCGGTTAATCGTCAACGGCACGTCATGGCGTGCGGCTGAGGAAGCGATACCATCCGTCAGTCTCACAGCGAGACGTTCCATCTCTTCATACACGCCTTCGCCTTGAAGGACTTCAAGGCATGCAATGCCTGACGAGATGGAAGCCGGGTTGCCCGCCATGGTGCCCGCCTGATAAGCCGGGCCGAGTGGAGCAACCTGCTCCATCACATGCTTGCTGCCACCGTAGGCACCGATCGGCAGGCCCCCGCCCATGATTTTACCCAGCGCGGTCAAATCCGGCTGAATCGCATCATGATTGTCCAACCCGGCGTACGTTTGGGTGGAGCCGTAGTGGAAGCGGAACGCAGTAATGACCTCGTCATAGATAACGAGTGAACCGTTCGCCCGTGCCATTGAGCATAGCCCTTCCAGAAAACCGGGCTGCGGCATTACCATGCCGAAATTGCCGACAATCGGCTCGACCATGACTGCTGCCACATCGTCGCTCCAACGCTCCAAGGCTTGGCGCAACGCGTCCAGATCATTGAAAGGCACGGTAATCACCTCGCTCGCAATGTTGGTCGTAATTCCTGCGCTGTCCGGTATGCCCAGCGTGGACGGGCCA carries:
- a CDS encoding glutamate-1-semialdehyde 2,1-aminomutase, with the protein product MKRETSEALYKEALEHIVGGVNSPSRSFKAVGGGAPVFMKRAKGAHFWDEDDNRYIDYLAAYGPIITGHAHPHITKAISEAAANGVLYGTSTVLEIKLAKMLKEAIPSMDKVRFVNSGTEAVMTTIRVARAYTKRNKIIKFAGCYHGHSDLVLVAAGSGPSTLGIPDSAGITTNIASEVITVPFNDLDALRQALERWSDDVAAVMVEPIVGNFGMVMPQPGFLEGLCSMARANGSLVIYDEVITAFRFHYGSTQTYAGLDNHDAIQPDLTALGKIMGGGLPIGAYGGSKHVMEQVAPLGPAYQAGTMAGNPASISSGIACLEVLQGEGVYEEMERLAVRLTDGIASSAARHDVPLTINRIRGAFSTHFCDHPITNYDEAQDTDGEAFASFFRHMLDRGIHLAPSKYEAWFLTTAHTDEDVDATLEAADDSFRAMAQGK